The region ATGggtaaaaatgtttaatttgatAGAATACTTTCTTCAATTCTTCTCAACCAAACTATTTTTCACTTATGTCCTTTATATTTAATCGATATTCAAACAAAAGACATAAATATGATAGTGtctgaataaaatttttttttttacactggACGACAAGTATTcccatttaaaattaatagtgttcaaatatttatttgcattttaataGAATTGCAAAGTAcaagagataaagaaaaaattggtGGGTTGGactttaaaattatctttttaactagataattttatcaattatttttatattatctaaattttattttcaacatataaaaaaacatacttaatctcaattatttaaacatgaaatttatcaatttcaaaTATAACCCTAATGCTAATTAAGATTTGcttaaatttttcatatgttaCAAGGGCAAATATGACATGACCTAATGATTAATCTCAATTCAAACAATCTTgattaaaaagttaaattaaagaACCATACTTATTTGATTGAACACTTTTCTGCTAGCCTAAATTAACCATCACCTTATTACCTCTTTGgagatggataaaaaaaaaagggcaaacAAATGATATGCCATGAGAAGCCAATTAATTTGACTGATTGGCAAACAAACATTTCTTTTGACATTGATGATAACTTTCCCAAAGAGTGTCCTCTATAAAAGCACCACTGCACCACCTTTAGCTTTTAGTTGTCTTTACCACACAACATCCCTTTCTCTGATCCTTCTCACCAACTATACCACTTGTTTTTAGCACCACTAATCAAGTGTTCTTATTTAGTAAGTAACAAATCActctttttcctctttctctCCCAGTCTTCCCTCCAAAGCATATgcaaaaaaattagatattaatgtattattattaatttattatgtttatggCAGCAAAAAGCAGATGCACAATAATGAGGCCAAATATTCGATTGAACAGTACAATTGGACCCACCTGTCACCCTGTGCCCTCTGAACTACGAAAGTTGCCCAGAATCCAATGGTCAATATAATGCCCTTGTAAtgctctttctttctctttctcttataTCCAGTTATTTTTACGTTTTgtgtaaaaaacaaaaacagataACATTGATAGATAAATTAACTCTCTCGTGGCCAATTAATAACTAGACCATTTAAGTTCATCGACTGACAAGACTGCTACGATTGGACCCAGACATGAACACACACATGCCCGTTGGAAATTAATTAGGCTCACGCTTTCGGTATCTGACAACCTaaacgaaaaataaaataggaattAAACGAGTCACGCGAGTCACAGAGCGGGAGCGTCCTCGGACACCGAATCAGAGACCGAGTCGGACTCAATCGTTGGCGAGACCGACGCATTCGGATCACCGCCGCAACGGATCTCTTCGATCATCCTCACTACCTGGCTGATTTTGGGCCGTTGATCCGGCGACGTCGCGGTGCATCCGAGTGCCACCTGGAGCATCGCAACCATCTCTTCTTCGATTCCCCTGCACCTCATGAGCTCCAAGTCGAACACCTCCGCCGTCCACTCCTCCCGCACCACCGACTGCACCCACCGAGGGAGATCCCCGGCGTCCGATGCCGTTCGCCCTGTGAGGAGTTCCAGCAGCACTACCCCGAAGGAGTAGACGTCTCCCCGTTGCGACGACCATGGCCGCCGTCCGTCAGCTGGTACCTCCGGAGGACGGTAGCCCCCGGACCGTGCCGTTGCTGCCGGGCCGAGCAATGCGAGGCCGAAGTCAGCGAGCCGTGCCGCACCAGTCTTGTCGATCAGGATGTTGGTGGACTTTACGTTACCGTGCGCCAGCCTCGGCGACCGGCTCGCGCCGTGAATGTGAGCCAGGCCACGCGCAGCCCCCAGCGCCACTCGCATTCGCACTCCCCACTCCACCGGCATCCGTCCCGGCCCTCGATTGCCTGTAAAAACGAGGAAGCAGCGAAGAAagctcaaaaaaatttaaagcttTTGAACTTCAGAGTGTTGTCAAGCAAGGGAAAATGGGATTAGTACCGTGGAGAAGAGAGAAGAGGTTGCCGCCGGGCATGTAGTCGTAGACGAGGAGTTTCTCGTCGCGAGCGTAGTAGTAAGCCTTGAGGAAAACGAGATTCGGGTGGCGTAGACGGCCGAGGATCTCCATCTGCTGCTCGAACTCGCGTTTGCCAATGGTGGATGGGGCGTCGCGGAGGCGTTTCACGGCGACGACGCTGCCATCGTCGAGGACGGCTTTGTAGGCTGTGCCGTACCCGCCCTTGCCGAGCATCTCTGCTGACGCACGGAGGAGGTCTTCCAGCTCGAATCTTTTTCCTTCTTCGAAGAACACCATCCGGCCCCGCTCAAACCCTCCGGCAGTGGCGCCGCCGGCGCTGCAGTATGGGCTCGAAGAGTACACGATTTTCTCGCCCTCTTGGAGATGAGAACGAGTTTTGGAAGTGAACTTGCGCCAGAAGTAGAGGAAGAGAAGGCCTGAGACTACGAGAAGAGCGGCGAAGTCACCGGCGACGATGGCAATGACCGCCGCTCTGCTTATCCCTGCTCGGCGATGATGCTCATCCATGGGTGATGGAATCCCTTCAGGCTTCGAGCCGGGAGATGATGAAATGATAGCGGCGGCGGGGGGAACAGGAGCAGCGGCGGAGACAGCGGTACGGCACGACGAAGCCAGCGGGGGGCCACAGAGTCCCGGGTTCCCAGCAAAGACAGCGGCGGAGAAGGACGCCAGCGACTGCGGGACCGCTCCAGTGAGTGCATTAGAAGAAAGGTTGAGATCCTGCAAACTCGGAAGTACAAGACCGGAGATTGGGCCGGTGAGACGGTTAGAGTCGAGCCGGAGAGTCAGCAGCCGAGGTAACCGGTTCAAAGCCAGGGGAATGGAGCCGGCGAGATCATTGGAAGAAAGATCAAGGCGGTAGAGGCGAGAGAGAGAGCCGAGAGAAGGAGGGATGGGGCCGGAGAGCGAGTTGTTGGAAAGGAAGAGGAGCTTGAGAGCGATGAGAGAGGAAAAGTCAGGGATGAAGCCAGAGAGGAGGTTGTCCTTCAAGCTGAGGACACGGAGCTCGGAGAGGTTGGCGAGGGAAGCCAGGGACTCACCGGAAAGGGTGAGGTCCTCGAGGACAAGGCGCGAGACGCGGCCCTGGACGCAGGAGACTCCGCGCCAGGCGAAGCACGGGGTGGGCGAGGAGGAGGTGTTCCAGCTGAGAAGGTTGTTGGAAGagtctgctagggttttgaaggccAGGAGGGCGACAAGGTCAGAGTccagagaggaagaagatgagaaaTGTGGGAAGTGGAGGAtaagaattagggttagggttaggggttTGGAAACAATGTGGGGAGATGgtgagcttcttcttcttctccattc is a window of Dioscorea cayenensis subsp. rotundata cultivar TDr96_F1 chromosome 5, TDr96_F1_v2_PseudoChromosome.rev07_lg8_w22 25.fasta, whole genome shotgun sequence DNA encoding:
- the LOC120260150 gene encoding probable leucine-rich repeat receptor-like protein kinase At1g68400, translating into MIQRFSYLSLSLSLSLSLSILLTKIQTKEWRRRRSSPSPHIVSKPLTLTLILILHFPHFSSSSSLDSDLVALLAFKTLADSSNNLLSWNTSSSPTPCFAWRGVSCVQGRVSRLVLEDLTLSGESLASLANLSELRVLSLKDNLLSGFIPDFSSLIALKLLFLSNNSLSGPIPPSLGSLSRLYRLDLSSNDLAGSIPLALNRLPRLLTLRLDSNRLTGPISGLVLPSLQDLNLSSNALTGAVPQSLASFSAAVFAGNPGLCGPPLASSCRTAVSAAAPVPPAAAIISSSPGSKPEGIPSPMDEHHRRAGISRAAVIAIVAGDFAALLVVSGLLFLYFWRKFTSKTRSHLQEGEKIVYSSSPYCSAGGATAGGFERGRMVFFEEGKRFELEDLLRASAEMLGKGGYGTAYKAVLDDGSVVAVKRLRDAPSTIGKREFEQQMEILGRLRHPNLVFLKAYYYARDEKLLVYDYMPGGNLFSLLHGNRGPGRMPVEWGVRMRVALGAARGLAHIHGASRSPRLAHGNVKSTNILIDKTGAARLADFGLALLGPAATARSGGYRPPEVPADGRRPWSSQRGDVYSFGVVLLELLTGRTASDAGDLPRWVQSVVREEWTAEVFDLELMRCRGIEEEMVAMLQVALGCTATSPDQRPKISQVVRMIEEIRCGGDPNASVSPTIESDSVSDSVSEDAPAL